Proteins encoded within one genomic window of Arachis ipaensis cultivar K30076 chromosome B08, Araip1.1, whole genome shotgun sequence:
- the LOC107613659 gene encoding tRNA dimethylallyltransferase 9 isoform X2, with translation MEMMLVHLLGFCCICVTSSLTYIGVLILDLQSLPKMIERRYHIIWLTYCIHLKFFEDARQATRSILDKGRVPIVVGGTGLYLRWFIYGKPDVPIASPEIASKVHLELAELQRKEEWDAAVQLVVKAGDPKAQLLPVNDWYRLRRSLEIIKSSGSPPSAFRVPYDSFRKQDDFSVIDGSESSRANTTEETNMSDLDYEFMCFFLSVQRLDLYKSLDYRCEEMLLGRDGILSEAQWLLNLGLLPNSNSATRGIGYRQAMEYLLSCRKLNGQSSVGEFYKFLSEFQKVSRNFAKRQLTWFRNEKIYDWLDASKPLETVLNFIVDSYQNRSGRLVVPENLRMPRDISNHREANLIKSYRTRNRHFLKREDSSHILDWIGETQSGIRRLENPREANYERV, from the exons ATGGAAATGATGCTTGTCCATCTCCTTGGATTTTGCTGTATTTGTGTTACTTCCTCTTTGAC GTATATCGGGGTCTTGATATTGGatctgcaaagccttcccaaaaTGATAGAAAG GAGGTACCACATCATCTGGTTGACATACTGCATCCATCTGAAG TTTTTCGAGGATGCAAGGCAAGCTACAAGATCTATTCTTGACAAAGGGCGTGTTCCCATAGTTGTCGGGGGCACTGGACTGTATTTAAGATG GTTCATATATGGAAAGCCAGATGTGCCTATAGCTTCTCCGGAGATTGCATCCAAAGTACATCTAGAGTTGGCTGAACTACAGAGAAAAGAAGAATGGGATGCAGCTGTGCAATTGGTTGTAAAAGCCGGTGATCCGAAGGCCCAACTTTTACCAGTGAATGATTGGTATCGCTTACGGCGTAGCCTGGAAATTATTAAG TCCAGTGGGTCACCTCCTTCTGCTTTTCGGGTACCATATGATTCTTTCAGGAAACAGGATGACTTTAGTGTTATTGATGGTTCTGAGTCATCTAGGGCAAACACAACAGAAGAAACCAATATGTCAGATTTGGACTacgagtttatgtgttttttccTTTCTGTCCAAAGACTTGACCTCTATAAATCACTTGATTATCGGTGTGAAGAAATGCTATTAG GAAGGGATGGGATTCTATCTGAGGCTCAGTGGCTTCTTAATTTGGGTCTTCTTCCAAATTCGAATTCTGCAACACGAGGAATTGGTTACAGACAA GCCATGGAGTACTTATTAAGTTGCAGAAAGCTAAATGGTCAGAGTTCAGTAGGAGAATTTTACAAGTTCTTATCTGAATTTCAAAAAGTATCACG GAATTTTGCGAAGAGACAGCTGACATGGTTTCGAAATGAAAAAATATATGACTGGCTTGATGCTTCTAAACCTCTG GAAACAGTACTCAACTTCATTGTTGATTCATACCAGAACAGGAGCGGAAGGCTTGTTGTGCCCGAGAATCTAAGAATGCCACGAGATATTTCTAATCACCGAGAAGCTAATTTAATTAAGTCCTACAGAACCAGAAATAG GCATTTTTTGAAGCGGGAAGATTCTTCTCATATTCTGGACTGGATAGGGGAGACCCAAAG TGGGATACGAAGACTGGAAAATCCAAGAGAGGCAAATTACGAGAGAGTCTGA
- the LOC107612297 gene encoding CLAVATA3/ESR (CLE)-related protein 5, protein MSITLMMPRREFVILFMIVVIISLLVVRSEGRHFPEYKNIIGNKRIYSEVHLHDMVNNARRSIEYYKKRLMLAGDKVMRVSPAGPDPQHH, encoded by the coding sequence ATGTCTATTACTTTAATGATGCCAAGAAGAGAGTTTGTTATTCTCTTTATGATTGTTGTTATAATTTCTTTGCTTGTAGTGAGATCGGAGGGAAGACATTTCCCTGAGTACAAAAACATCATTGGTAATAAAAGGATTTACAGTGAGGTTCACTTACATGACATGGTCAACAATGCACGAAGAAGTATAGAGTATTACAAGAAAAGGTTAATGTTGGCCGGAGACAAAGTGATGAGGGTGTCACCGGCTGGTCCAGATCCTCAACATCACTAG
- the LOC107613659 gene encoding tRNA dimethylallyltransferase 9 isoform X1, translating into MIHNGVCNLRTCLRLPETSLSRSPPLSLALRRRYLAGASAAAKKEKEKVIVISGPTGTGKSRLALELAKRLNGEIVSADSIQVYRGLDIGSAKPSQNDRKEVPHHLVDILHPSEDYSVGQFFEDARQATRSILDKGRVPIVVGGTGLYLRWFIYGKPDVPIASPEIASKVHLELAELQRKEEWDAAVQLVVKAGDPKAQLLPVNDWYRLRRSLEIIKSSGSPPSAFRVPYDSFRKQDDFSVIDGSESSRANTTEETNMSDLDYEFMCFFLSVQRLDLYKSLDYRCEEMLLGRDGILSEAQWLLNLGLLPNSNSATRGIGYRQAMEYLLSCRKLNGQSSVGEFYKFLSEFQKVSRNFAKRQLTWFRNEKIYDWLDASKPLETVLNFIVDSYQNRSGRLVVPENLRMPRDISNHREANLIKSYRTRNRHFLKREDSSHILDWIGETQSGIRRLENPREANYERV; encoded by the exons ATGATTCACAATGGAGTCTGTAACCTCCGCACCTGCCTCCGTCTCCCGGAGACCTCGCTTTCTCGATCACCACCGCTTTCCCTCGCTCTTCGCCGGCGATACCTTGCCGGCGCTTCCGCCGCCGccaagaaggagaaagagaaggtgaTAGTCATTTCCGGACCCACCGGTACCGGCAAGAGCCGCCTGGCTCTTGAGCTCGCCAAGCGCCTCAACGGGGAAATAGTCAGTGCCGACTCTATCCAG GTATATCGGGGTCTTGATATTGGatctgcaaagccttcccaaaaTGATAGAAAG GAGGTACCACATCATCTGGTTGACATACTGCATCCATCTGAAG ACTATTCTGTTGGACAGTTTTTCGAGGATGCAAGGCAAGCTACAAGATCTATTCTTGACAAAGGGCGTGTTCCCATAGTTGTCGGGGGCACTGGACTGTATTTAAGATG GTTCATATATGGAAAGCCAGATGTGCCTATAGCTTCTCCGGAGATTGCATCCAAAGTACATCTAGAGTTGGCTGAACTACAGAGAAAAGAAGAATGGGATGCAGCTGTGCAATTGGTTGTAAAAGCCGGTGATCCGAAGGCCCAACTTTTACCAGTGAATGATTGGTATCGCTTACGGCGTAGCCTGGAAATTATTAAG TCCAGTGGGTCACCTCCTTCTGCTTTTCGGGTACCATATGATTCTTTCAGGAAACAGGATGACTTTAGTGTTATTGATGGTTCTGAGTCATCTAGGGCAAACACAACAGAAGAAACCAATATGTCAGATTTGGACTacgagtttatgtgttttttccTTTCTGTCCAAAGACTTGACCTCTATAAATCACTTGATTATCGGTGTGAAGAAATGCTATTAG GAAGGGATGGGATTCTATCTGAGGCTCAGTGGCTTCTTAATTTGGGTCTTCTTCCAAATTCGAATTCTGCAACACGAGGAATTGGTTACAGACAA GCCATGGAGTACTTATTAAGTTGCAGAAAGCTAAATGGTCAGAGTTCAGTAGGAGAATTTTACAAGTTCTTATCTGAATTTCAAAAAGTATCACG GAATTTTGCGAAGAGACAGCTGACATGGTTTCGAAATGAAAAAATATATGACTGGCTTGATGCTTCTAAACCTCTG GAAACAGTACTCAACTTCATTGTTGATTCATACCAGAACAGGAGCGGAAGGCTTGTTGTGCCCGAGAATCTAAGAATGCCACGAGATATTTCTAATCACCGAGAAGCTAATTTAATTAAGTCCTACAGAACCAGAAATAG GCATTTTTTGAAGCGGGAAGATTCTTCTCATATTCTGGACTGGATAGGGGAGACCCAAAG TGGGATACGAAGACTGGAAAATCCAAGAGAGGCAAATTACGAGAGAGTCTGA